From the genome of Chengkuizengella sediminis:
AGGAAATCGCTCGCTTAAAGCATATGCAGTAGATAACCCCACAATCCCTCCGCCAATGATCGTTATATCGTCCATATACCCTCCTTAAACCATTTACACTCCTGCAAAATAACCTCTTATTCTCATTAACTCACGATGTAAATTTGGATTTTTTTCAAAGGCTGCCCTTCCATGAAGCCAAAATGTATTATTAACCATGACTAGGTCACCAACTGGAAGTGGCAAAGCAACTGTAGCTGCACTATTCTCCATAGATTCAGACAAGTCCTTTAAATAAGCAGCTTGCTCCAACGTAGCAGGGTAAACAAATTGATCAATAAAACAGACACATGGTTTTCCATTTTTCTCATAAAAAGTTTGGTTATATACCGATTGTTGTACATTTTTACTAGATGGAGCTTTGTATTCTAACCGACATGTTGCTAACGCATGTTTTGAAAACTTCTCAAGATCTTCCCAATCATCTAAATGTAATAAACGAGATTCCCCTCCTATAGCATTTTCTTCGGCAAACTTCATCATTAATAGCCAATCTGTAGGTTCATCAAAAAATGTTCCATCTGTGTGAAGAGTAAAAAGTCTATAAGCTTGTCGTAAATATGAATCACTATTGTCGGTATCTTTAACTGTAAATCGTGCATAATACTTACCTGACATATCATCAAAGTTAACTCCACCTAACAAATGCGTAAGCGCTGTTGCAAATAAAACATACTGTTCATGTTCCAGTGTCTGCAGCTGCATGCCCATTGTAAAGCCACCTGATTTACGATCATGTAAAATATTGCGAATTATTTTTGAAAAGGTTTCACCTAACACACTTTGCAAAGATTGTGCTATAACTAACCTCATATATGGAACATATTCAAGTTGCTGAACATTCACATCTTGATTTTCTGATAAAAAGGTATTTAATCGCTCATGATTCATTTCAATATGATATAAACGTTTATGATCAGAATGCTCCTTTACTTCAAAAGTATCATACTTTCCTATAAATAGTTTTAAACTTTCTTTAATCATACGCTTTCTCCTCCTTTAAAATTAAAATAGCCAACTATACCATAACGAAAAAACGAAATGGTATAACTGGCTATAGTCTACTTACGGCTTCAGTGACTTGAAGTCCGATAAACTTTTCAGTTCACTACTATTTTTATTAATATTCCAAATATTTACCGATGCTGAAAGGGGCTGCCTTCCTACAAGTAATTTAAGTTTAGTTTATTTACTTTTCAAAAAATTGTCAATCCTTTTTTTGTTGGTATTTATTTACCAGTATAAACACCCACATGAATGTAAGGGATTGCTTTAATTCACTTGATAAGCCTTTAATTAATTCTTCTTTAACCCCTTTTTTATATACACCATGTCCATCAAGTATTTCCCAACCGCTTTCTTGAGCTAGCCTACCAAATTCCCACGGCATCATTGTATTGCAAATCACATTTTCTCCATACAATCTTGAGAAGCTATGCTGCCTTGGATGTGCGGTAGGTCCTAAAATACCAATACATAACATTCCATTCGGCTTTAAAACTCTTTGAAATTCTAATAGTGTTTCTCTAGGGTTCTCTGTCCATTCGATGCAATTTATAGACATCACACCATCAAATGTATACTTTGCAAAAGGAAGTTTAACTGCATCTGCTTGAAGAAATGTGAGTTGATCATCTATACTTCGTTTGTTGGCAATCTCGATCATTTCCCGAGAAATATCCATACCAATAACTCTATAGTTTTCTCTCATTAATTTATAAGAGCCATACCCATCGCCACAGCCAATGTCTGCAATATAGCTCCCTTTTGTCATATATTTTTTTAAAAATGGAATGATCGTTTTCCGACTTCCTTCTTCCCACATATTCTGACTACTTTCATTCCAATCGTTCGCCTTTTGACCCCATATATGTTGTGCTTGCTCATGCCAATGTCCCATTCTGACCTCCAATTTTTTGTATATATTTTTTTACAGTAAATTTATAAAGTTATTGTTTTATATATGTATATGTATGTATATAGATCCTCATTATTTCGGTTAGGTTATAAAGAAATGATTTGGAATGGCGATTATCATTAGATCACTTAGATTGTTTTGTTATATATAGATATTGCTTATGAGCATCTTTCACAGCAGAAATAAGTGCAGATTGTGCCTTTCCATAATAATGTTCCTCAATTCGATGAATGATCGGTTCAGTCCCTTCCAACAAGCTGTATCCTTTTAACAACTGACCAAAAAAATGCTGTGCATGACCCGTAGCTAATGTACAGGAAGCATCTATAATCACCCAATATTTTTTATCCGCTTCTATCGTTACAGTTAACGTTTGATGCAATTCACTTGCTGCCATTCCTTGTGGCAATTTTGCATGACCTGCTAACATGACTGTTTTGTTCATTTCCAATCCTCCGAATTTATATGTTTATTTAATTATACACCCTCTTGACCTTTACGTAACGTAAACAATTACAATCTAAAAAAATAAGAGAAAATAAGAGGTGACCATTACTATGCCTAACCATACTGAAATTTATAGGAAAGATGCTGAAAAATATCATGAGTTAATATCAAAACAAAACAATCTAACAAACATCATTAAACAAATACGACCATTCAAAGGGCTAGATATTGTTGATCTTGGAGCAGGTACAGGAAGACTGACTTCTGTACTTGTAGAGGAAGCAAAATCAATCATAGCACTTGACGCTTCGGAAGAAATGTTGAAGATAACAAAGGAGAAGTTAGAG
Proteins encoded in this window:
- the glaH gene encoding glutarate dioxygenase GlaH, whose product is MIKESLKLFIGKYDTFEVKEHSDHKRLYHIEMNHERLNTFLSENQDVNVQQLEYVPYMRLVIAQSLQSVLGETFSKIIRNILHDRKSGGFTMGMQLQTLEHEQYVLFATALTHLLGGVNFDDMSGKYYARFTVKDTDNSDSYLRQAYRLFTLHTDGTFFDEPTDWLLMMKFAEENAIGGESRLLHLDDWEDLEKFSKHALATCRLEYKAPSSKNVQQSVYNQTFYEKNGKPCVCFIDQFVYPATLEQAAYLKDLSESMENSAATVALPLPVGDLVMVNNTFWLHGRAAFEKNPNLHRELMRIRGYFAGV
- a CDS encoding class I SAM-dependent methyltransferase; this encodes MGHWHEQAQHIWGQKANDWNESSQNMWEEGSRKTIIPFLKKYMTKGSYIADIGCGDGYGSYKLMRENYRVIGMDISREMIEIANKRSIDDQLTFLQADAVKLPFAKYTFDGVMSINCIEWTENPRETLLEFQRVLKPNGMLCIGILGPTAHPRQHSFSRLYGENVICNTMMPWEFGRLAQESGWEILDGHGVYKKGVKEELIKGLSSELKQSLTFMWVFILVNKYQQKKD
- a CDS encoding DUF3870 domain-containing protein gives rise to the protein MNKTVMLAGHAKLPQGMAASELHQTLTVTIEADKKYWVIIDASCTLATGHAQHFFGQLLKGYSLLEGTEPIIHRIEEHYYGKAQSALISAVKDAHKQYLYITKQSK